One part of the Ornithorhynchus anatinus isolate Pmale09 chromosome 21, mOrnAna1.pri.v4, whole genome shotgun sequence genome encodes these proteins:
- the ARHGDIG gene encoding rho GDP-dissociation inhibitor 3 isoform X1 — translation MLGSDLCELGGQLLDFVRLTVCARGFMADKEGVRAALEEEEEEGDEVELAYQAPEKKSLQEIQQLDKDDESLTKYKQALLGPVPEVVDPSLPGVQVIRLTLVCEEAPGPITMDLAGDLEALKNQAFVLKEGVDYRVKISFKVNKEIVCGLKYLHHTYRKGLRVDKAVYMVGSYGPRAEEYEYQTPLEEAPRGVLVRGHYRIKSFFTDDDKTDHLSWEWLLHIKKDWKD, via the exons ATGCTCGGCTCGGACCTCTGCGAACTGGGCGGCCAGCTGCTCGACTTCGTGCGCCTCACCGTCTGCGCGCGAG GTTTCATGGCCGACAAGGAGGGGGTGCGAGCggccctggaggaggaagaggaggagggggacgaggtGGAGCTGGCCTACCAGGCCCCCGAAAAGAAGAGCCTTCAGGAGATTCAACAGCTGGACAAGGACGATGAGAGCCTCACCAAGTATAAGCAGGCGCTGCTGGGGCCCGTGCCCGAGGTCGTAG ACCCCAGCCTACCTGGCGTGCAGGTGATCCGTCTGACCCTGGTGTGCGAAGAGGCCCCTGGACCCATCACCATGGACCTGGCAG GTGACTTGGAGGCTCTGAAGAACCAGGCTTTTGTGCTGAAGGAGGGGGTGGATTACAGAGTGAAGATTTCCTTCAAG GTGAACAAAGAGATCGTCTGCGGCCTGAAATATCTGCACCACACGTACCGCAAGGGACTGCGTG TGGACAAGGCGGTGTACATGGTGGGCAGCTACGGGCCGCGGGCGGAGGAGTACGAGTACCAGACCCCTCTGGAGGAGGCGCCCAGGGGGGTGCTGGTCCGGGGCCACTACCGCATCAAATCCTTCTTCACCGACGACGACAAGACGGACCACCTCTCCTGGGAGTGGCTCCTCCACATAAAGAAGGACTGGAAAGACtaa
- the ARHGDIG gene encoding rho GDP-dissociation inhibitor 3 isoform X2: protein MADKEGVRAALEEEEEEGDEVELAYQAPEKKSLQEIQQLDKDDESLTKYKQALLGPVPEVVDPSLPGVQVIRLTLVCEEAPGPITMDLAGDLEALKNQAFVLKEGVDYRVKISFKVNKEIVCGLKYLHHTYRKGLRVDKAVYMVGSYGPRAEEYEYQTPLEEAPRGVLVRGHYRIKSFFTDDDKTDHLSWEWLLHIKKDWKD from the exons ATGGCCGACAAGGAGGGGGTGCGAGCggccctggaggaggaagaggaggagggggacgaggtGGAGCTGGCCTACCAGGCCCCCGAAAAGAAGAGCCTTCAGGAGATTCAACAGCTGGACAAGGACGATGAGAGCCTCACCAAGTATAAGCAGGCGCTGCTGGGGCCCGTGCCCGAGGTCGTAG ACCCCAGCCTACCTGGCGTGCAGGTGATCCGTCTGACCCTGGTGTGCGAAGAGGCCCCTGGACCCATCACCATGGACCTGGCAG GTGACTTGGAGGCTCTGAAGAACCAGGCTTTTGTGCTGAAGGAGGGGGTGGATTACAGAGTGAAGATTTCCTTCAAG GTGAACAAAGAGATCGTCTGCGGCCTGAAATATCTGCACCACACGTACCGCAAGGGACTGCGTG TGGACAAGGCGGTGTACATGGTGGGCAGCTACGGGCCGCGGGCGGAGGAGTACGAGTACCAGACCCCTCTGGAGGAGGCGCCCAGGGGGGTGCTGGTCCGGGGCCACTACCGCATCAAATCCTTCTTCACCGACGACGACAAGACGGACCACCTCTCCTGGGAGTGGCTCCTCCACATAAAGAAGGACTGGAAAGACtaa